A DNA window from Mycobacterium sp. IDR2000157661 contains the following coding sequences:
- a CDS encoding AMP-binding protein gives MAGVPPIGTQTALLAQAAPAAPALTCEGVTLSRGELDASTNRLARAYAELGVCQGDYVTIVLPNSIEWVQAVLATWKLGAIPQPLSPRLPDAELAGLLELTPRALVVGRADPTGRTRHVPTGFEPDTRLSDAALPESVSPVFKAMASGGSTGRPKLIEAGGDGRFPPAAGYPLGAREGDVNLVSVPLSHNTGFTTFAIGLVQGHHLVLMQRFDPHEFLRLVTEHRVTFLATVPTIMQRLLPVYRAEPDTYDLSSIRRFWHLAAPCPPAVKQAWIDILGPEAVWELYGGTELQALTFISGDQWLTHRGSVGVVVTGEMRVLDDDGNQCPPGVVGEIYMRPSPGSRPTYRYVGATAKARDGWESLGDLGYYRDFGADRYFYLNDRRVDMFTVGGRNVYPAEIESALSAHPKVLSCLVVGLPDDDLGQVPHALVHAEGIDEAEVIDFLSGRIERHKVPRSVELTDSPLRDDAGKARRSAVREMVLARRAAQ, from the coding sequence ATGGCCGGCGTCCCACCCATCGGCACGCAGACGGCGCTGCTCGCGCAGGCGGCACCGGCCGCCCCGGCGCTCACCTGTGAGGGCGTCACGCTGAGCCGCGGCGAACTCGACGCGTCGACCAACCGGCTCGCCCGCGCCTACGCCGAACTCGGCGTGTGCCAAGGCGATTACGTGACCATAGTGCTGCCCAACTCGATCGAATGGGTACAGGCGGTGCTGGCGACGTGGAAGCTGGGAGCGATCCCGCAGCCGCTGTCGCCGCGCCTGCCCGACGCCGAACTCGCCGGGCTGCTCGAACTCACGCCGCGGGCCCTGGTCGTGGGCCGCGCGGACCCGACCGGTCGAACACGCCATGTGCCAACAGGTTTCGAGCCCGACACGCGTCTGTCCGACGCCGCCTTGCCGGAGAGCGTGTCCCCGGTGTTCAAGGCGATGGCCTCCGGTGGCAGCACCGGAAGGCCCAAGCTGATCGAGGCCGGCGGCGACGGCCGCTTCCCGCCTGCGGCCGGCTACCCGCTCGGGGCGCGGGAGGGCGACGTCAACCTCGTCTCGGTGCCCCTGAGTCACAACACCGGATTCACCACCTTCGCGATCGGTCTGGTGCAGGGTCATCACCTGGTTCTCATGCAGCGCTTCGATCCGCACGAGTTCCTGCGGTTGGTCACCGAGCACCGGGTGACGTTCCTGGCGACGGTGCCGACGATCATGCAGCGCCTCCTGCCCGTCTACCGGGCCGAGCCCGACACCTACGATCTGTCCTCGATCCGGCGGTTCTGGCACCTGGCCGCACCCTGCCCGCCTGCTGTCAAGCAGGCGTGGATCGACATCCTTGGACCGGAGGCCGTGTGGGAGTTGTACGGCGGCACCGAGTTACAGGCGTTGACCTTCATCTCCGGTGACCAGTGGCTGACCCACCGCGGCTCGGTCGGCGTCGTGGTGACCGGCGAGATGAGGGTGCTCGACGACGACGGCAACCAGTGCCCGCCGGGCGTGGTCGGCGAGATTTACATGCGCCCGAGCCCCGGCAGCAGGCCGACCTACCGCTACGTCGGCGCCACCGCCAAGGCGCGCGACGGGTGGGAATCGCTGGGCGATCTCGGCTACTACCGGGATTTTGGAGCCGACCGCTACTTCTACCTCAACGACCGCCGCGTCGACATGTTCACCGTCGGCGGCCGCAACGTCTATCCCGCCGAGATCGAGTCGGCGCTCTCAGCGCACCCGAAGGTGTTGTCCTGTCTGGTGGTCGGGCTGCCCGATGACGATCTCGGTCAGGTCCCGCACGCGCTCGTGCACGCAGAGGGCATCGACGAAGCCGAGGTCATCGACTTCCTGTCCGGGCGCATCGAACGACACAAGGTGCCGCGCAGCGTCGAGCTCACCGACTCGCCGCTGCGCGACGACGCCGGAAAAGCACGGCGGTCCGCGGTACGGGAAATGGTCCTCGCGCGGCGGGCCGCGCAATAA
- a CDS encoding phosphotriesterase family protein, with protein sequence MPQMNTARGSIDTSTLGVTLMHEHVFVQSPDISANYPEIWGDEAQREADAIGRLNELKSRGVDSIVDLTVIGMGRYIPRIARIAEQTDINIVVATGVYTYNDVPMFFHFSGPDTPLGEPMVDMFVRDIEQGIAGTPVKAAILKCATDEPGVTPGVERVLRAVAQAHRQTGVPISTHTHAATERGLEQQRIFGEEGVDLSRVVIGHSGDTTDLDYLEALIANGSYIGMDRFGVDVFLSFEDRVSTVAKMCERGHAGKMVLSHDASCFIDWLPEALVPVTMPNWHYLHIHNDVIPALKQRGVTDEQITTMLVDNPRRIFENQGGY encoded by the coding sequence GTGCCGCAGATGAACACCGCCCGCGGAAGCATCGACACCTCCACGCTCGGCGTCACGCTCATGCACGAGCACGTCTTCGTCCAGTCGCCCGACATCAGCGCCAACTACCCGGAGATCTGGGGTGACGAGGCGCAGCGGGAGGCCGACGCGATCGGGCGGCTCAACGAGCTCAAGTCGCGCGGCGTCGACAGCATCGTCGACCTCACCGTGATCGGGATGGGCCGCTACATCCCGCGGATCGCGCGCATCGCCGAACAGACCGACATCAACATCGTCGTGGCCACCGGCGTCTACACATACAACGATGTGCCGATGTTCTTCCACTTCAGCGGGCCCGACACCCCACTCGGCGAGCCGATGGTCGACATGTTCGTCCGCGACATCGAGCAGGGCATCGCCGGAACGCCCGTCAAGGCGGCGATCCTCAAGTGCGCCACCGACGAACCCGGCGTCACCCCGGGCGTCGAACGCGTGCTGCGGGCGGTGGCCCAGGCGCACCGGCAGACCGGTGTGCCCATCTCCACCCACACCCACGCCGCGACCGAGCGCGGCCTCGAGCAGCAGCGCATCTTCGGCGAGGAGGGGGTCGACCTGTCGCGCGTGGTCATCGGGCACTCCGGCGACACCACCGACCTCGACTACCTCGAAGCGCTGATCGCCAACGGGTCCTACATCGGGATGGACCGGTTCGGAGTGGACGTGTTCCTGTCGTTCGAGGACCGGGTGAGCACCGTGGCGAAGATGTGCGAGCGTGGCCACGCCGGCAAGATGGTGTTGTCGCACGACGCGTCCTGCTTCATCGACTGGCTGCCCGAAGCCCTTGTGCCGGTGACGATGCCGAACTGGCATTACCTGCACATCCACAATGACGTCATCCCGGCGCTCAAACAGCGCGGTGTCACCGACGAGCAGATAACGACCATGCTTGTCGACAACCCGCGCAGGATCTTCGAGAACCAGGGTGGTTACTGA
- a CDS encoding class I SAM-dependent DNA methyltransferase has translation MTRQTHRIQFPAANSETLSQDEVYFRLIENGESRSIRFHDYAEIYKRPGLYEELFYDRLRCNSPHKVMELLRRALETVREPVNGLRVLDLGAGNGMMGDLLKQDGISRLVGIDIIPEARHAAYRDRPAAYDAYYVADLTDVDCDLLEELREWHFDCLACVAALGFGDIPPRAFFNALKLIRTDGWLAFNIKKSFLEHTEQTGFAQLVRKLIFSKYLDVYHLELYRHRLSMEGEQLFYYALVGRMTASIPDDFLEMHGIED, from the coding sequence ATGACCCGTCAGACACACCGTATTCAGTTTCCCGCTGCTAACTCGGAAACACTGAGCCAAGACGAGGTTTATTTCAGACTGATCGAGAACGGCGAGTCACGATCCATACGGTTCCATGACTACGCCGAAATCTACAAAAGACCAGGCTTGTATGAGGAACTATTCTACGACCGGCTCAGGTGTAATTCTCCTCACAAAGTCATGGAACTCCTGCGCCGCGCTCTGGAAACTGTCCGCGAGCCTGTTAACGGTTTGCGTGTGCTCGATTTGGGTGCCGGCAATGGAATGATGGGCGACCTCTTGAAACAGGACGGAATTTCCCGACTTGTCGGAATAGATATTATTCCGGAGGCCCGCCACGCCGCATACCGGGACCGACCCGCCGCGTATGACGCATACTACGTCGCGGACTTAACCGACGTCGATTGCGATCTTCTTGAAGAGCTACGGGAGTGGCATTTTGACTGCCTGGCGTGTGTTGCCGCACTTGGTTTTGGCGACATCCCGCCGCGTGCATTCTTCAACGCCCTCAAGCTGATACGCACGGATGGCTGGCTGGCGTTCAATATCAAGAAGTCGTTTCTAGAGCACACTGAACAAACGGGATTTGCGCAGCTGGTACGGAAGCTCATCTTTTCAAAGTATCTCGATGTATATCACCTTGAGCTGTACCGGCATCGCCTATCCATGGAAGGTGAGCAGCTTTTCTACTACGCTCTGGTTGGACGGATGACAGCATCTATCCCGGATGACTTCCTGGAAATGCACGGCATCGAGGACTAG